In a genomic window of Halostella litorea:
- a CDS encoding hemolysin family protein, which yields MVDVVLSGARLLFALFLVFLNGFFVAAEFAFVRIRPARVESMVAEGKTGAATVQNAIDNLDDYLAVSQLGITLASLGLGWIGEPAVAALLDPVLAPLLPESAIHVVSVAVGFGVITFLHVVFGELAPKTLAIQEAERIALLVAAPMKLCYYLFVPGIIVFNGTANFFTGLVGVSPATEHDESHTEEEILRIVARSGEAGGVDSEEVKMIESVFEMDDTIAREVMVPRHEVATVPASMALSDLRRVATEETYTRYLVLDEAEDDEVVGFVHVKDVLRAVESMDDSVTARELAHDVLVVPETRQTDDLLVALREAETPMAAVIDEWGAFEGIVTVEDVLEQLVGDIRDEYDRESDEPGIEARGDGAYRVDGGVAIAEVNDRLDTDFESDAFETVGGLVLSRIGRAPEAGDEVDLDGHRFRVETVDGSRIESLDVRPAGSNGEETAAGGDGAATDPED from the coding sequence TTCTCGTCTTCCTGAACGGCTTTTTCGTCGCCGCCGAGTTCGCCTTCGTCCGGATCCGGCCGGCGCGGGTCGAGTCGATGGTCGCGGAGGGGAAGACCGGCGCGGCGACCGTCCAGAACGCGATAGACAACCTCGACGACTACCTCGCGGTGAGCCAGCTCGGGATCACGCTCGCGTCGCTGGGGCTGGGATGGATCGGCGAGCCCGCGGTGGCGGCCCTGCTCGACCCGGTGCTCGCGCCGCTACTGCCCGAGAGCGCGATCCACGTCGTCTCGGTCGCGGTCGGCTTCGGCGTCATCACCTTCCTCCACGTCGTGTTCGGCGAGCTCGCGCCGAAGACGCTGGCGATCCAGGAAGCCGAGCGGATCGCCCTGCTCGTCGCCGCGCCGATGAAGCTCTGTTACTACCTGTTCGTCCCCGGGATCATCGTGTTCAACGGCACGGCGAACTTCTTCACCGGGCTGGTCGGCGTCTCGCCGGCCACCGAACACGACGAGTCCCACACCGAGGAGGAGATTCTGCGGATCGTCGCCCGGTCGGGCGAGGCCGGCGGCGTCGACAGCGAGGAGGTGAAGATGATCGAGTCCGTCTTCGAGATGGACGACACGATCGCTCGCGAGGTGATGGTCCCCCGCCACGAGGTGGCGACGGTGCCGGCGTCGATGGCGCTGTCCGACCTCCGCCGGGTCGCCACCGAGGAGACGTACACCCGGTATCTCGTGCTGGACGAGGCCGAGGACGACGAGGTGGTCGGGTTCGTCCACGTGAAGGACGTGCTGCGTGCCGTCGAGTCGATGGACGACTCGGTCACGGCCCGGGAGCTCGCCCACGACGTGCTGGTCGTGCCGGAGACCCGGCAGACCGACGACCTGCTCGTCGCGCTCCGGGAGGCGGAGACGCCCATGGCGGCCGTGATAGACGAGTGGGGGGCGTTCGAGGGGATCGTCACCGTCGAGGACGTGCTGGAACAGCTCGTCGGCGACATCCGGGACGAGTACGACCGGGAGAGCGACGAGCCCGGCATCGAGGCGCGCGGCGACGGGGCGTACCGCGTCGACGGCGGCGTCGCCATCGCGGAGGTCAACGACCGGCTGGACACCGACTTCGAGAGCGACGCGTTCGAGACGGTCGGCGGGCTGGTGTTGAGCCGCATCGGCCGCGCGCCCGAGGCCGGCGACGAGGTCGACCTGGACGGCCACCGGTTCCGCGTCGAAACCGTCGACGGGAGCCGCATCGAGTCGCTGGACGTCCGGCCGGCGGGGTCGAACGGGGAGGAGACCGCGGCCGGCGGCGACGGGGC